The Candidatus Delongbacteria bacterium genome segment TACATTCCGGTCCTAAAATATCATACAGCGCTCTTAAACACTCTGATAGATAAGGTCTCTTTTCAATCAATGTTCCCCATGCAGCCCATATATTACAGGATTCCGGGAGATATTTTTTAACCTCTTCAAGGTTCTTCAGTTGGATTTCCTGATTCAAAACAGAATCCATATCATCAGGATCTGTGGCTCTCTGAGGATAGAGATTTATCATAATCCATGAATCATATCCCAGCGATAGAGCTCTAGCTTTTACCTGTCGTAAGGTCGGGTCGAGATTCTCCGGTTCAGCATCAATAAAGTTGGTTATATCTTAGTTATGCAATATAATTATCATGATATACTTCATGGATGTTAAATCCCGCATTATTTTCTTCACCATACCCGCTTTAGTTTCTTCGGGAAAAAGCCTGATTTCTGATAAAATCCCGCAATA includes the following:
- a CDS encoding DUF1643 domain-containing protein, which gives rise to MDAEPENLDPTLRQVKARALSLGYDSWIMINLYPQRATDPDDMDSVLNQEIQLKNLEEVKKYLPESCNIWAAWGTLIEKRPYLSECLRALYDILGPECRWFTIGKRSKAGHPHHPLYLGKDLPQDNFDIEKYINELS